The Vicia villosa cultivar HV-30 ecotype Madison, WI linkage group LG1, Vvil1.0, whole genome shotgun sequence genome includes a region encoding these proteins:
- the LOC131622119 gene encoding uncharacterized protein LOC131622119 — MKDLRPISLCNVVYKVVSKLLANRLKKCLSKCIGEEQSAFVEGRSILDNAMIAFEVVHALKHRTTGNNAQLALKIDISKAYDCVDWGFLRGMLYRLGFAENWVRWMMMCVTSVNYSVLVNADNVGPIQPGRGLRQGDPLSPYLFILITEGLSALIRGVVARGDIHGVQICRGAPSVSHLLFTDDCFLFCRANITEVHNIMEILNLYVAASGQDINLFKFEVFFSRNISLSAQEDLANIMGVRHVLGTCTYLGLPSLIGRSKKAAFGYVKDQIWKKINSWRGRPISKAGKEVMIKSVLQAIPSYIMSLFILPEGMVSDIEKMLNSFWWGGGSNQNGIRWMKWGNLTGSKEEGGIGFRDLRTFNLAMVAKRGWHLLSNPHSLVSRIYKARYFPHSAFLDAPIGSNPSFVWRSIWQARDLLTLGCRWSIGDGRNIPVMGAPWIRGRNEGMVGGPQQQNVYNMAVSDLMLPTGKYWNGQLILNAFDGGTAEDILRTPLVEDVVEDKWIWKAEKDGCYSVRSEYRLWIKEYGARGFNRVEGAWTNLWNIKAPPRVKHLIWRICRDCLPTRRRLIQYHVPCPATCPFCHYQVEDSWHVFFGCSVTNQCWHTTGLSNIIAPRIINYHDDVFSLIMDICRREDSMLAGRFAVMIDILWRNRNNMIWNNESEDCSKLGLHAFCSWQEWFVAQENTSREHEHSHSLSWSPPMEGNLKCNVDAGFNTRRGTTNRGWCFRNNMGVLSMVGLLGILVPTLFWKRKLWPSKKLFLVLLTCIW, encoded by the coding sequence ATGAAGGATTTGCGGCCAATCTCATTGTGCAATGTGGTCTATAAAGTTGTTTCTAAACTTCTTGCTAATCGATTGAAGAAGTGTTTATCTAAGTGTATTGGGGAGGAACAATCTGCCTTTGTGGAGGGGAGATCCATCCTTGATAATGCCATGATTGCGTTTGAAGTTGTTCATGCACTTAAGCATCGGACTACGGGGAATAATGCTCAACTGGCCCTAAAGATTGATATCAGTAAAGCTTATGACTGTGTCGACTGGGGTTTTCTACGCGGTATGTTATATCGTTTGGGTTTTGCGGAGAATTGGGTTCGTTGGATGATGATGTGTGTCACGTCAGTGAATTATTCGGTGCTTGTGAATGCAGACAATGTTGGTCCTATTCAGCCAGGAAGAGGGTTAAGGCAAGGGGATCCCCTTTCCCCTTACCTTTTTATTCTTATCACGGAAGGTTTATCGGCACTTATTAGAGGAGTTGTCGCTCGTGGGGATATCCATGGGGTTCAGATTTGCAGAGGAGCACCTAGTGTGTCTCATCTGCTTTTTACTGACGATTGTTTTCTGTTTTGCAGGGCTAATATCACTGAAGTTCATAATATCATGGAGATCCTAAATTTGTATGTTGCTGCTTCCGGGCAGGATATAAATCTCTTTAAATTTGAGGTTTTCTTCAGCAGGAATATCAGTTTATCTGCTCAGGAGGATCTGGCCAACATTATGGGGGTTCGTCATGTTCTTGGCACGTGCACCTATCTGGGGCTGCCGTCTCTTATAGGCCGTAGTAAGAAGGCTGCGTTTGGTTATGTGAAGGAtcaaatttggaagaagattaatTCGTGGAGGGGGAGACCGATCTCtaaagctggaaaagaagttatGATAAAATCGGTTCTTCAAGCCATCCCGTCTTACATCATGAGTCTTTTTATTCTTCCTGAAGGAATGGTGAGTGACATTGAGAAAATGCTAAATTCTTTTTGGTGGGGTGGTGGTAGTAATCAAAATGGTATCCGTTGGATGAAGTGGGGGAATTTGACGGGATCAAAGGAGGAAGGAGGTATAGGCTTTCGGGACCTTAGAACTTTTAATCTTGCTATGGTGGCAAAGAGAGGGTGGCATCTCTTGTCTAATCCGCATTCTCTAGTCTCAAGAATTTATAAAGCTCGGTATTTTCCTCATTCGGCTTTCTTGGATGCTCCTATCGGGTCTAATCCTAGTTTTGTGTGGAGGAGCATTTGGCAAGCTAGGGATCTATTAACTCTTGGTTGTAGGTGGAGTATTGGTGATGGGAGGAACATTCCAGTTATGGGGGCACCGTGGATCCGGGGGAGGAACGAAGGAATGGTGGGAGGACCCCAGCAACAAAATGTGTATAATATGGCGGTATCAGATCTCATGTTACCAACTGGTAAATATTGGAATGGTCAGCTTATCTTGAATGCGTTTGATGGTGGGACTGCGGAGGATATCCTCCGAACTCCGTTAGTGGAGGATGTTGTGGAAGACAAATGGATTTGGAAAGCGGAGAAAGATGGTTGTTACAGTGTGCGGTCGGAATATAGATTATGGATAAAGGAGTATGGTGCCCGAGGTTTCAATCGTGTTGAAGGTGCCTGGACTAATTTGTGGAACATTAAGGCACCTCCTAGAGTTAAGCATCTCATTTGGAGAATTTGTAGAGATTGTCTCCCCACTAGAAGAAGGTTAATTCAGTATCACGTTCCTTGTCCGGCCACATGTCCCTTTTGTCATTATCAAGTGGAGGACTCGTGGCATGTCTTCTTCGGATGTTCGGTTACTAATCAGTGTTGGCATACGACAGGTTTGTCTAATATTATTGCTCCCCGTATTATTAATTATCATGATGATGTCTTTTCTTTGATTATGGATATCTGTAGACGGGAGGATAGTATGCTGGCGGGGAGATTTGCGGTTATGATTGATATTTTATGGCGTAACCGCAATAATATGATTTGGAATAATGAGAGTGAGGATTGTTCTAAGCTTGGTTTGCATGCTTTTTGTAGTTGGCAAGAGTGGTTTGTAGCGCAGGAAAATACTTCCCGGGAACATGAGCATTCACACTCGTTGAGTTGGAGCCCGCCTATGGAGGGTAACCTAAAATGCAATGTTGACGCAGGCTTTAATACTAGACGGGGAACTACGAATAGGGGCTGGTGTTTCCGTAATAATATGGGGGTTTTATCTATGGTGGGGCTGCTTGGGATTTTGGTTCCTACCCTATTTTGGAAGCGGAAGCTTTGGCCCTCAAAGAAGCTATTCTTAGTGCTATTGACTTGCATCTGGTGA